The proteins below are encoded in one region of Silene latifolia isolate original U9 population chromosome 2, ASM4854445v1, whole genome shotgun sequence:
- the LOC141644163 gene encoding transcription factor PRE6-like, which translates to MSSRRSRSRQSGSSAINEDQIADLVCKLQQLIPEMHGRRNSDKSANRVLQETCNYIRNLHREMDDLSDRLSGLLASIDSDSAQAAIIRSLLM; encoded by the exons ATGTCTAGCAGACGATCGCGGTCGAGGCAATCTGGTTCCTCTGCTATTAATGAAGATCAAATTGCTGACCTTGTTTGCAAATTGCAACAACTTATTCCTGAGATGCATGGTAGGAGAAATTCAGACAAG TCAGCAAATAGGGTTTTGCAGGAGACATGCAATTACATAAGGAATTTGCATAGAGAAATGGATGATTTAAGCGATCGATTATCAGGACTATTGGCATCAATAGACAGTGATAGTGCTCAAGCAGCCATCATTAGAAGTTTACTTATgtaa